The Anaerohalosphaeraceae bacterium genome includes a window with the following:
- the rplM gene encoding 50S ribosomal protein L13, with protein MKSFLAKKGQVERKWWLVDAENKVLGRLASKVAMILMGKTKPIYTPHVDTGDYVIVVNAEKIRLTGRKPQTKTYTTFSLYPGGQKIIPFSRMIQRHPERVIQKAVQRMLPKNPLSEHMLKKLKIYKGPHHEHAAQKPVKLEL; from the coding sequence ATGAAAAGCTTTTTGGCAAAAAAAGGCCAAGTCGAGCGGAAATGGTGGCTTGTGGATGCGGAAAACAAGGTGCTCGGACGCTTGGCCTCGAAAGTGGCGATGATTCTGATGGGCAAAACCAAGCCCATTTATACTCCTCATGTTGATACAGGGGATTATGTAATCGTCGTGAATGCGGAAAAGATTCGGCTGACCGGACGGAAGCCCCAAACCAAGACGTACACTACGTTTAGTCTCTATCCGGGCGGCCAGAAGATTATTCCGTTTTCGAGGATGATTCAGCGGCATCCGGAGCGGGTGATTCAGAAAGCCGTCCAGCGCATGCTGCCGAAAAATCCTCTCAGTGAGCACATGTTGAAGAAGTTGAAGATTTACAAAGGGCCTCATCACGAGCATGCGGCTCAGAAACCGGTGAAATTAGAATTGTAA